The Thermococcus eurythermalis genomic sequence CTGGGTTTATAGAGCCCGGAGAGAACACCTTCATGTACGTCCTGGCCGTGAGCGACAGGAAAGTCCTTGAAAGCCACTTCTACGAGCGCTCCCGCTACAGCAAGCGGCCGGCGGAGTACTACATTAAACACCTCGAGGAAATACTGTTGCTCCAGGACTACATAGTGGAGAAAGCCAGAGAGCACGGGGTGAAGGTCATAGAGAACGTTGAGCTAGAAAAGACGGTTGAGGAGATAATGGAAGACCTCATGAACCGCCTGCGCGAGGCCCTTTGAGCTTCCACACTCCAAGGAGCCTCCTGCTTCCCCAGGTCGCCTGGACTTCGAAGGCTATCACCATGCAGGGGTAGATGTCTATTACGTTGAAGCTGTTTCCGAAGGGGTTCCTGTGGAGCTCCCAGCTGACGGAACCCGCGTTTATGATTATCGTCCTTTCAACGCGAACCGCGAAGGCGTTGCCCCCGTGCCCTGTGAGGACAAGCTCCACGCCCTTCTCCGTCAGGAGCTTCAGCACGTCGCCGGCGTCCTCAAGAAAGCCGCGCTCCCTGCTCTTCGGAATCGGGACGACGTTGTGGTGCATGAAGACGACCTTGAAGTTCTCCGCGTTCTCAATTTCTTTTTCAAGTTTCTTCTGACCGAACCTGCCGACCACGCCTATCTCCGTCTCGTACTGGGGTGTTGATACTGGAATGAACGTAAACTCCCCCATGGAGACCGTTTCTGGCTCTCCAAAGTACTCGGGAAAGAGTTCATAGCCAAGATACGTCATGTCGCTGTGGCCTGGCACAATTAGTTTGGGTGCCTCAATCTTCTCCCAGAACTCGACAGCCTTCTGGAAGTTCCGCTCGATGCCCATGTCAACGAGGTCGCCGTTGTGGATAACAAGATCCGGCTTCAGATTGTCGTTTATCAAGTTCACGACGTTCTCGAGGACTTTTCTCCTGAAATAGACCCTGTCCGAGACCTTGGTCTCGCTGAGCTGGACTATCCTGAAGAGCCTCTTCCCCCTCGGAACGAAGAGCTTTGGTCTTACTGGCTTGTGTTCCGCTCTAACTTCCTCACCCGTCAGGCGCCTTATCGTGACTTCGGCCTTCCCATCGTCGTGGATTGTAACTATGTTGTAGCTGTTGACGTCTCCCCGCCTCGTCTTTCTGCAGGACGCACACCCCGCGTTCACCACGACGAGGTCTTCGACCCGGTAGACGTTGGGGACGTGTTTGTGGCCGCAGAGGTAGAGAGTCACGTCGTGCCTGAGGAGCAGGTCAAGGACGTCTCCAGCGTTGTAGAGGACGTTCCTCTCCCGCCCCGTGTTCGGGAGCGGGACGAGGTGGTG encodes the following:
- a CDS encoding metallophosphoesterase family protein, whose protein sequence is MIRIAHISDTHITGESAYKGYAYDLISNEVNRLNFDFVVHTGDVTNNGLREEYERAEYELKKIRKPLVVVPGNHDVRNVGYDLFEKFIGPLNGVYEFKDGVLIWVDSTIPDLSDGRIGKHKFRWLKKKLEEYSDRRIKIVAAHHHLVPLPNTGRERNVLYNAGDVLDLLLRHDVTLYLCGHKHVPNVYRVEDLVVVNAGCASCRKTRRGDVNSYNIVTIHDDGKAEVTIRRLTGEEVRAEHKPVRPKLFVPRGKRLFRIVQLSETKVSDRVYFRRKVLENVVNLINDNLKPDLVIHNGDLVDMGIERNFQKAVEFWEKIEAPKLIVPGHSDMTYLGYELFPEYFGEPETVSMGEFTFIPVSTPQYETEIGVVGRFGQKKLEKEIENAENFKVVFMHHNVVPIPKSRERGFLEDAGDVLKLLTEKGVELVLTGHGGNAFAVRVERTIIINAGSVSWELHRNPFGNSFNVIDIYPCMVIAFEVQATWGSRRLLGVWKLKGPRAGGS